In Flavobacterium sp. N3904, one DNA window encodes the following:
- a CDS encoding SprT-like domain-containing protein codes for MPETLLKYLPEHAVKPVFELIVTHQVHLKIVNERQTRHGDYRKGMNGKHEITVNASLNKYKFLITLIHEISHLVAFEKYGRNIKPHGGEWKLSFQRMMIPFIRPEIFPNQLLPLLARHFKNPTASSDTDATLALALKQYDKENDKNYIFEIPYGSVFRISNGKIFKKIAIRTKRYECLEMSSGRLYLFNPNAEVELLPG; via the coding sequence TTGCCCGAAACTCTTTTAAAATATTTGCCGGAACATGCAGTAAAACCAGTTTTTGAACTGATTGTTACGCATCAAGTGCATCTCAAAATTGTAAATGAGAGGCAAACGCGTCATGGAGATTATCGAAAAGGAATGAATGGGAAACACGAAATTACCGTTAATGCAAGCCTAAATAAATACAAGTTCCTGATAACGTTGATTCATGAAATTTCGCATTTGGTGGCTTTTGAAAAATATGGGCGAAATATAAAACCACATGGAGGAGAATGGAAACTCTCTTTTCAACGGATGATGATACCTTTTATTCGACCCGAAATTTTCCCCAATCAATTATTGCCTTTGTTGGCTCGTCATTTCAAAAATCCTACGGCAAGTAGTGATACGGATGCTACATTGGCGTTGGCCCTAAAACAGTATGATAAAGAGAATGATAAAAACTATATCTTTGAAATTCCTTACGGTAGTGTTTTTAGAATCTCAAATGGGAAGATTTTCAAGAAAATAGCCATAAGAACCAAACGATACGAATGTTTGGAGATGAGTTCTGGACGATTGTATTTATTTAACCCAAATGCAGAGGTTGAGTTGTTGCCGGGTTAG
- a CDS encoding SDR family NAD(P)-dependent oxidoreductase produces MKNIIITGTSRGIGLELALQFANSGHQVLAVSRKINQQLLSHKNITCLSVDLSNEEELQQVTDFLSATWQTIDAIVHNAGSLLLRPFSETTQHDFENIYKVNVFGVANLTRICLPYLQKGSHVVTISSMGGVQGSLKFAGLAAYSSSKGAVITLSELLAEEYKEQGISFNVLALGSVQTEMLNEAFPGYQAPLSASEMANYIYDFTLTGNKYFNGKVLPVSSTNP; encoded by the coding sequence ATGAAAAACATTATTATTACAGGAACAAGCAGGGGAATAGGTCTGGAGTTGGCTTTGCAGTTTGCCAATTCGGGACATCAAGTGCTCGCTGTGTCTAGAAAAATAAACCAACAGCTACTTTCTCATAAAAATATAACCTGTCTTTCGGTTGATTTGTCCAATGAAGAGGAATTGCAACAAGTAACAGATTTTTTGTCTGCAACTTGGCAAACCATCGATGCCATTGTTCACAATGCGGGAAGTTTGTTACTAAGACCTTTTTCGGAAACGACTCAGCATGATTTCGAAAATATATATAAAGTCAATGTTTTTGGAGTGGCCAATTTGACCCGTATTTGCTTGCCATATTTACAAAAAGGCAGTCATGTGGTTACCATAAGTTCGATGGGAGGCGTGCAAGGAAGTCTTAAGTTTGCAGGATTGGCAGCTTACAGTTCCAGTAAAGGAGCAGTAATTACGTTATCCGAATTATTGGCTGAAGAGTATAAAGAACAAGGAATTTCTTTTAATGTTTTGGCATTGGGTTCTGTTCAAACCGAAATGCTGAATGAAGCATTTCCAGGCTATCAAGCGCCACTTTCAGCTAGTGAAATGGCCAATTATATTTACGATTTTACGCTTACAGGAAATAAATATTTTAATGGTAAAGTATTGCCCGTTTCTTCCACGAATCCATAA
- a CDS encoding YHS domain-containing (seleno)protein, whose amino-acid sequence MKRGIVLLLIFVASSTSFAQSASKKLSEYNLEKKVAIQGYDPVSYFKQNKVVKGKKEISVAYDGVIYQFSSASNKEIFSKSPASFEPQYGGWCAFAMGSSGEKVEINPETFKIIDGKLYLFYNAYFNNTLKSWNKDEANLKAKADANWKKFIK is encoded by the coding sequence ATGAAAAGAGGAATAGTACTGCTGTTGATTTTCGTTGCATCTTCGACATCCTTTGCACAAAGTGCGAGCAAAAAATTATCCGAATATAATTTGGAAAAAAAAGTTGCCATTCAAGGTTACGATCCCGTGTCTTATTTTAAACAAAATAAAGTTGTAAAAGGCAAAAAAGAAATTTCGGTTGCTTATGATGGAGTGATATATCAATTTTCGTCAGCCTCAAATAAAGAAATTTTCTCCAAAAGCCCAGCTTCTTTCGAGCCACAATATGGAGGTTGGTGTGCTTTTGCTATGGGAAGTTCTGGCGAGAAAGTCGAAATCAATCCTGAAACTTTTAAAATTATTGATGGAAAATTGTATTTGTTTTATAATGCGTATTTCAACAATACCTTAAAAAGTTGGAATAAAGACGAAGCCAATTTGAAGGCAAAAGCTGACGCCAATTGGAAGAAATTTATAAAATAA
- a CDS encoding MlaE family ABC transporter permease has translation MMLIRYTSQIGKYFLMWKEIFNKPTKWSVMKGLIYKEVDDLIIDSLGIVAFISFFVGGVVSMQTALNLTNSFIPKYLIGYATRQSVILEFAPTFMSIIMAGKMGSFITSSIGSMRVTEQIDALEVMGVNSLNYLVFPKIIALLLYPFLVGIGMFLGITGGYIATVYGGFGNSIDFIEGLQRDFIPFHIVYAFTKTFIFGMLLATIPSFHGFYMKGGALEVGKASTVSFVWTSVTIILINYIITQLLLTK, from the coding sequence ATGATGCTCATTCGCTATACCTCCCAGATCGGAAAATACTTTTTGATGTGGAAAGAAATCTTCAACAAACCAACAAAATGGTCTGTTATGAAAGGCTTAATCTACAAAGAAGTCGATGATTTAATTATTGATTCGTTGGGAATTGTTGCTTTTATTTCTTTCTTCGTCGGTGGCGTTGTTTCTATGCAAACCGCTTTGAACTTGACAAACTCTTTTATTCCAAAATACCTAATTGGGTATGCGACCCGCCAATCGGTGATTTTAGAATTTGCCCCAACTTTTATGTCAATTATTATGGCTGGAAAAATGGGCTCTTTTATAACTTCAAGCATTGGCTCCATGCGTGTTACCGAACAAATTGATGCGCTAGAGGTTATGGGTGTTAACTCACTTAATTATTTGGTTTTCCCAAAAATAATAGCCTTGCTTTTATACCCGTTCCTTGTAGGAATCGGTATGTTTCTTGGAATAACTGGTGGCTACATAGCAACGGTTTACGGTGGTTTCGGAAATAGTATTGACTTTATCGAAGGGCTTCAAAGAGATTTTATTCCCTTTCACATTGTGTATGCTTTTACCAAAACTTTTATTTTTGGTATGCTGTTGGCAACTATTCCTTCTTTTCATGGTTTTTACATGAAAGGTGGCGCACTCGAAGTCGGTAAAGCGAGCACTGTTTCTTTTGTATGGACTTCGGTTACCATCATTTTGATCAACTATATTATTACCCAATTACTCTTAACAAAATGA
- a CDS encoding mannose-1-phosphate guanylyltransferase: MNKNYYAILMAGGIGSRFWPVSTREFPKQFHDMLGSGETLIQKTFSRLSQIIPKENILILTHESYNDLILEQLPMVTQEQIVLEPAMRNTAPCILYASLKIKKINPNAVMVVAPSDHWIEDEMQFVANLQRSFDLCEREESLMTLGILPTSPNTGYGYIEFDKLDSRSIKKVVQFREKPDSKTARRFIQSRNYLWNAGIFIWSVRSILKAFEEFQPEMFALFMEGYDVYNTENESAFIQENYPKADNISIDYAIMENAKNVYVLPATFDWNDLGTWGSLHEKLPKDDNNNAVVNAVVLLQNASNNIIRTALGKQVIVDGLDDYIIVDKDSVLLIYPKSKEQEIKAIVSQLKS, translated from the coding sequence ATGAACAAAAATTATTACGCAATATTAATGGCAGGCGGAATCGGTTCCCGATTTTGGCCAGTAAGTACGAGAGAATTTCCGAAGCAATTTCATGATATGTTGGGTTCTGGAGAGACTTTAATTCAGAAAACATTTAGTCGATTATCACAAATCATTCCGAAAGAGAATATTTTGATTTTGACACATGAGAGTTACAATGACTTGATTTTGGAGCAATTGCCAATGGTAACCCAAGAGCAAATCGTATTGGAACCTGCCATGAGAAATACTGCTCCATGTATCTTGTATGCTTCTTTGAAAATTAAAAAAATAAACCCAAATGCAGTGATGGTTGTTGCGCCAAGTGATCACTGGATTGAAGACGAAATGCAGTTTGTGGCCAATTTGCAGCGTTCTTTCGATTTATGCGAAAGAGAAGAATCTTTGATGACTTTGGGTATTTTACCGACTTCCCCAAACACAGGTTATGGCTATATTGAATTTGATAAATTGGATAGCCGCTCGATAAAAAAAGTAGTTCAGTTTAGAGAAAAACCAGATTCCAAAACAGCTAGACGATTTATTCAAAGCAGGAATTATTTATGGAATGCCGGTATTTTTATCTGGAGCGTAAGATCTATTTTGAAAGCTTTTGAAGAATTTCAACCAGAGATGTTTGCTCTTTTTATGGAGGGTTATGATGTGTACAACACTGAGAATGAAAGTGCTTTTATTCAGGAGAATTATCCAAAAGCAGATAATATTTCTATCGATTATGCCATTATGGAAAACGCCAAAAATGTCTACGTTCTTCCTGCTACTTTTGATTGGAACGATCTCGGAACCTGGGGCTCATTGCATGAAAAACTGCCAAAAGACGATAACAACAATGCGGTGGTAAATGCAGTTGTATTGTTGCAAAACGCATCCAATAATATTATTAGAACCGCTTTGGGTAAGCAAGTCATCGTCGATGGACTTGATGATTATATTATTGTAGATAAAGATTCGGTCTTGTTGATTTATCCTAAAAGTAAGGAACAAGAGATAAAAGCGATTGTATCTCAGTTGAAATCCTAA
- a CDS encoding NRDE family protein translates to MCTVSFVCSNDTIIITSNRDEKIIRPSAIPPKNYTLNGKNIIYPKDSKAGGTWFVVDENGTVLVLLNGADEKHQVQLPYRKSRGQIVLEMISSTSPKEFWNEIDLENIEPFTLVLFQDKQLFQLRWNGVEKATLNLEIDKNYIWSSSTLYSKAIREQRSSWFYTFLDANPEITEDKMLHFHRYTENGNDENGLVINRNDELKTLSITQSVIEKNKVMIHHLDLIADKEYSKTFISI, encoded by the coding sequence ATGTGTACAGTAAGTTTTGTTTGTTCCAATGATACCATTATCATTACCTCCAATCGTGATGAAAAAATAATCCGCCCAAGTGCTATTCCGCCAAAGAATTACACGTTGAACGGAAAAAATATTATTTATCCAAAAGACTCCAAAGCTGGAGGAACTTGGTTTGTGGTGGATGAAAACGGAACGGTTTTGGTTTTATTAAACGGAGCCGATGAAAAACATCAAGTGCAATTGCCATACCGTAAAAGCCGTGGTCAAATTGTTCTAGAAATGATAAGTAGCACTTCACCAAAGGAATTCTGGAATGAAATTGATTTAGAAAACATCGAGCCTTTTACCTTAGTTTTGTTTCAGGATAAGCAGCTTTTTCAATTGCGTTGGAATGGAGTCGAAAAAGCAACCTTAAATTTAGAGATTGATAAAAATTATATTTGGTCTTCTTCAACCCTTTATTCAAAAGCGATTCGGGAGCAGCGTTCAAGTTGGTTCTACACTTTTTTAGATGCCAATCCAGAAATTACAGAAGATAAAATGCTGCATTTTCATCGTTATACAGAAAATGGTAATGATGAAAACGGTTTGGTTATTAATAGAAACGATGAGTTGAAAACCTTGAGCATAACACAATCGGTTATCGAGAAAAACAAAGTTATGATTCATCATCTGGACTTGATAGCCGATAAAGAATATTCTAAAACATTTATTTCCATTTAA
- a CDS encoding D-alanine--D-alanine ligase translates to MKLFFHKLTHWEYWPFQIVYIPIYFLWAYYSIKAKSIFFFNASNPTIKNGGFMMESKKQIYNLIPKKYYPKTELVKAGTSIDDISKVLEDAGIKYPFIAKPDIGLRGSAVKKIETPDDLKRYSERAHFDFIVQDLIPYENEIGVFYVRYPHEKNGRITGIVAKEFLIITGNGVNTIEELIKENPRYELQLKVLEQEYGSKLHTVLPVSEKVNLVPYGNHARGAKFIDGSHWITPKLTDTFNEMCMQIPGFHFGRLDIMYGSFEDLEKGKNFSVVELNGAASEPTHIYDPKHSLLFAWKELARHITYMYEISVANHKLGFPYLEHKVGMKEYRLHQKQNQKIINFQ, encoded by the coding sequence TTGAAACTATTCTTTCATAAATTAACCCACTGGGAATACTGGCCTTTTCAAATCGTTTATATCCCAATTTATTTTCTATGGGCGTACTATTCGATTAAGGCAAAATCTATTTTTTTCTTTAATGCTTCCAATCCGACCATCAAAAATGGCGGTTTTATGATGGAAAGTAAAAAGCAGATTTACAACCTAATTCCAAAAAAATATTATCCTAAAACGGAATTGGTGAAAGCGGGAACTTCTATTGATGACATAAGTAAAGTGCTGGAAGATGCAGGAATTAAGTATCCTTTTATTGCCAAACCGGATATTGGTCTGCGAGGCTCTGCTGTCAAAAAAATAGAAACCCCAGATGATTTAAAACGATATTCCGAAAGAGCTCATTTCGACTTTATTGTGCAGGATTTGATTCCTTATGAAAATGAAATTGGTGTTTTTTATGTCCGCTATCCACATGAAAAAAATGGCCGGATTACAGGAATAGTTGCCAAGGAATTTTTAATCATTACCGGAAACGGAGTGAATACTATTGAAGAATTGATAAAAGAAAATCCCCGATATGAATTGCAATTAAAAGTTTTGGAACAGGAGTATGGGAGTAAATTGCACACGGTTTTGCCTGTGAGCGAAAAAGTAAATCTTGTACCTTACGGGAATCATGCTCGTGGAGCCAAATTTATAGACGGAAGTCATTGGATAACACCAAAACTTACCGACACTTTCAACGAAATGTGTATGCAAATTCCCGGTTTCCATTTTGGAAGATTGGATATAATGTATGGTTCGTTTGAAGATTTGGAAAAAGGGAAAAACTTCTCTGTTGTCGAATTGAATGGAGCTGCAAGTGAACCAACTCATATTTACGACCCCAAGCATTCTTTGCTTTTTGCATGGAAAGAGCTCGCACGTCATATTACTTATATGTATGAAATAAGTGTAGCCAATCATAAATTGGGGTTTCCATATTTGGAACACAAAGTCGGAATGAAAGAATACCGTTTGCATCAAAAACAGAATCAGAAAATCATCAATTTCCAATAA
- a CDS encoding DUF2809 domain-containing protein, whose product MLTFNKNYFGFAILIFLIEVLIALYIHDRFVRPYLGDVLVVILMYCFLKSFLKLPVLNVVLAVLAFSFTIEFLQFLNIVEKLGLEKSKIARTIIGTSFSWIDLLTYIIGITVVLIIEKYWHKKQMIEN is encoded by the coding sequence ATGCTAACCTTTAACAAAAACTATTTTGGATTCGCTATCCTGATCTTTTTAATCGAAGTTTTGATTGCACTTTACATTCATGACCGCTTTGTAAGGCCTTACCTAGGTGATGTTTTGGTAGTTATTTTGATGTATTGCTTTTTAAAATCTTTTCTCAAACTACCCGTTTTGAACGTTGTGCTTGCTGTATTGGCTTTCTCTTTTACAATCGAATTCCTTCAATTTTTGAATATCGTCGAAAAGCTAGGCCTCGAAAAATCAAAAATTGCCAGAACAATCATTGGAACTTCATTCTCTTGGATTGATCTACTAACTTATATCATAGGAATTACAGTAGTATTAATTATCGAAAAATATTGGCATAAAAAACAAATGATTGAAAACTAA
- a CDS encoding DoxX family protein, which yields MKTSIGQWLFQLTAAIILLQTLYFKFTGAEESVYIFSTLGIEPYGRIGSGIAELIAAILILIPRTTWLGALMGAGVMLGAILSHLFVLGIEVKNDGGELFILAIITFLCCVALIYWNKSKIINLLKLKL from the coding sequence ATGAAAACATCAATTGGACAATGGTTATTTCAGCTAACTGCTGCAATCATTTTATTGCAAACGTTGTATTTTAAATTCACGGGTGCCGAAGAAAGTGTTTATATTTTCTCTACCTTAGGAATAGAACCGTATGGCAGAATTGGATCTGGAATAGCCGAGTTAATCGCTGCTATTTTAATTCTGATTCCAAGAACAACTTGGTTAGGTGCATTAATGGGAGCAGGAGTAATGCTTGGCGCTATTTTATCACATCTTTTTGTATTGGGAATCGAGGTTAAAAATGATGGAGGCGAGTTGTTTATTTTAGCAATAATTACCTTTCTTTGTTGTGTTGCATTGATTTATTGGAATAAAAGTAAAATTATCAACCTCTTAAAATTGAAACTATAA
- a CDS encoding EamA family transporter codes for MSKNESQFLIYLAFAAIFIIWGSTYFFIFLGLETIPPFMLMGMRFVIAGLLLLLLIKVQGNFKMPTKDAVLKNLIYGTLLLVGGTGSVMWAEQFVPSGIASIVVCSLPFWFLILDYPKWKENFSNMSSLLGLVIGFAGVIILFDINESVFSDHFVLGVLVIIAGGISWALGSLFSRYYPTDLPTLMNVALQMISAGLFCLMLSYFTKETQGFVFSNISLTSWLSLGYLIVFGILAFVAYLWLITKRSLIQVGTYVYVNPVIAVFLGWLFAKENISSKQILALIVILIGVVLINWAGYRKTLFKKAKD; via the coding sequence ATGTCTAAAAACGAAAGCCAATTTCTCATCTATCTCGCTTTTGCGGCTATTTTTATTATTTGGGGAAGTACTTATTTCTTTATCTTTTTGGGACTGGAGACCATTCCACCATTTATGTTGATGGGAATGCGATTTGTAATTGCGGGTTTACTTTTATTGCTTTTGATAAAAGTGCAAGGGAATTTTAAAATGCCAACAAAGGATGCAGTTCTCAAAAATTTAATTTATGGAACTCTTTTACTTGTTGGAGGAACAGGATCGGTGATGTGGGCAGAACAATTTGTTCCTTCTGGAATTGCCTCGATAGTAGTTTGTAGTTTGCCTTTTTGGTTTTTGATTTTAGATTACCCGAAGTGGAAAGAAAACTTCTCAAATATGAGCTCACTTCTGGGCTTGGTTATAGGTTTTGCGGGGGTTATAATTCTTTTTGATATCAATGAATCTGTTTTTTCAGATCATTTTGTTTTAGGAGTATTGGTAATTATTGCCGGTGGAATATCATGGGCATTGGGTTCGTTGTTTTCCAGATATTATCCTACTGATTTGCCTACCTTGATGAATGTGGCTTTGCAAATGATAAGCGCAGGATTGTTTTGTTTGATGTTGTCTTACTTTACAAAAGAGACCCAAGGGTTTGTTTTTAGTAATATATCGTTAACCTCTTGGTTGAGTTTGGGATATCTTATTGTTTTTGGGATACTCGCTTTTGTTGCCTATTTATGGCTAATAACTAAGCGTTCATTAATACAAGTAGGTACTTATGTGTATGTAAATCCGGTTATTGCTGTCTTTTTAGGTTGGCTATTTGCCAAAGAAAACATCAGTTCAAAACAAATACTTGCCTTGATTGTAATTTTAATTGGTGTGGTTTTAATCAATTGGGCTGGATATCGAAAGACATTGTTCAAAAAAGCAAAAGATTAA
- a CDS encoding GNAT family acetyltransferase, whose amino-acid sequence MIENIQFEVAKNTDIEGVLALQSIYLVSNMTEEEKASGFVTTPFSVDQLEEVIRQEGLFIAKDNNKIIAYIFAASWDYFSQWAIFNHMTPMLPGLSFKDFKMTDTNTFQYGPICIDKKYRGKGLINPFFDFMRTHLVKRFPVSITFINKTNMPSQKAHIEKLKWSVIGDFQFNNNNYFILAYDMSQPSIE is encoded by the coding sequence ATGATCGAAAATATCCAATTTGAAGTAGCAAAAAATACAGACATTGAAGGTGTGCTTGCGTTACAAAGCATTTATTTAGTATCGAATATGACCGAAGAGGAAAAAGCTTCAGGATTTGTAACCACTCCTTTTTCTGTAGATCAACTCGAAGAAGTGATTCGCCAGGAAGGTTTGTTTATTGCTAAGGACAACAACAAAATTATCGCTTATATTTTTGCGGCGAGTTGGGATTATTTCAGTCAGTGGGCTATTTTTAATCACATGACTCCAATGCTTCCGGGACTTTCATTCAAAGATTTTAAGATGACTGACACCAATACTTTTCAATACGGACCTATTTGCATCGACAAAAAATACCGAGGAAAGGGCTTGATTAATCCTTTCTTTGATTTCATGAGAACACACCTTGTGAAACGTTTTCCAGTAAGTATTACTTTCATCAACAAAACCAATATGCCTTCACAAAAAGCACATATTGAGAAACTAAAATGGTCGGTTATTGGTGATTTTCAATTTAACAACAACAACTATTTTATTTTGGCGTATGATATGAGTCAACCTTCTATCGAATAG
- a CDS encoding glycosyltransferase family 2 protein produces the protein MNYYIVIPAYNEEALIALTLQSLISQTVLPSKIVVVNDNSTDKTAEVVLDFAKDNPFITLVNKSSSNVHLPGSKVIQAFQKGLETLDNNYDIIVKIDADLIFPSNYFETIIKHFQSDATIGMVGGFCYIEKNGDWVLENLTDKDHIRGALKAYRKECFHQIGGLKPAMGWDTVDELLCKFYNWKVVTDSTLHVKHLKPTGANYNKTARYKQGESFYTLGYGFFITTISSVKLAMMKKKPLLFFDYIKGFWKAKNAKTPLLVSEEQARFIRNYRLQKMKEKLF, from the coding sequence ATGAATTATTATATTGTTATACCCGCCTACAACGAAGAAGCGTTAATTGCTTTGACATTACAATCCTTGATTTCGCAAACAGTTTTGCCTTCAAAAATTGTGGTTGTCAATGATAATTCGACCGATAAAACTGCCGAAGTTGTTTTGGATTTCGCCAAAGACAATCCGTTTATCACTCTAGTTAATAAGAGCTCAAGCAATGTCCATTTGCCTGGAAGTAAAGTCATTCAGGCATTTCAAAAAGGTTTAGAAACTTTGGATAACAATTATGACATTATAGTAAAAATAGATGCCGATTTAATTTTTCCTTCCAATTATTTCGAAACCATAATTAAACATTTTCAATCTGATGCCACTATAGGAATGGTAGGCGGATTTTGCTATATCGAAAAAAATGGCGACTGGGTTCTGGAAAACCTAACAGACAAAGATCATATTCGAGGTGCATTGAAAGCTTATCGAAAAGAATGCTTTCATCAAATTGGAGGATTAAAACCTGCAATGGGTTGGGACACCGTTGACGAATTACTTTGTAAATTCTACAATTGGAAAGTAGTCACCGATTCTACCTTGCACGTAAAACACCTCAAACCTACAGGCGCCAATTACAACAAAACAGCACGCTACAAACAAGGAGAATCTTTTTATACGTTGGGATATGGTTTTTTTATAACGACTATTTCTTCGGTTAAATTAGCCATGATGAAAAAGAAACCACTACTGTTCTTTGATTATATAAAAGGTTTCTGGAAAGCAAAAAATGCCAAAACCCCTTTGTTGGTAAGCGAGGAACAAGCCCGTTTCATCCGAAATTATCGTTTGCAAAAAATGAAAGAGAAATTGTTTTAG
- a CDS encoding class I SAM-dependent methyltransferase, giving the protein MYEKTFPNKRFKHTLEFLKKHINTSQTILDLGVENPFSKIMKEEGFTVKNTTGEDLDINQSVFSEGKQDVVTAFEIFEHLLNPYTILSEIKSDKLLISIPLRLWFSSAYRSKTDMWDRHYHEFEDWQLDWLLEKTGWKIIDSQKFTHPVKKIGFRPLLRFFVPRYYIVYAEKVK; this is encoded by the coding sequence ATGTACGAGAAAACGTTTCCCAATAAAAGATTCAAACATACTTTAGAATTTTTAAAAAAACACATCAACACCTCTCAAACCATATTGGATTTAGGTGTCGAGAACCCTTTTTCTAAAATCATGAAAGAAGAAGGTTTCACCGTAAAGAACACTACTGGAGAAGATTTGGACATCAATCAAAGTGTTTTTTCGGAAGGAAAACAAGATGTGGTTACGGCTTTTGAAATTTTTGAACATTTGCTCAATCCATATACCATTTTAAGCGAAATAAAATCAGATAAATTATTGATATCAATTCCTTTGCGTCTATGGTTTTCTTCTGCCTATCGCAGTAAAACAGACATGTGGGACAGGCATTACCACGAATTTGAAGACTGGCAATTGGACTGGTTACTGGAGAAAACAGGATGGAAAATCATCGATAGCCAAAAATTTACCCATCCCGTTAAAAAAATTGGTTTTCGCCCCTTGTTGCGATTTTTCGTTCCGAGATATTATATTGTTTATGCGGAAAAAGTAAAATAA
- a CDS encoding DinB family protein yields MLIPSINNSLDELIELLNQLSQGEYSKSCFELSGASIGEHTRHIIEMFQCLNRNYDSGIVNYDKRERNVLIETNTDFAIQMILDIKNSISKDNKNIELQQIIDGNAVHIQSNYYRELLYNLEHCIHHQALIKVAILKCESIVVDDNFGVARSTIEYRKQCVQ; encoded by the coding sequence ATGCTAATTCCATCCATAAATAATAGCCTGGACGAACTGATTGAATTGCTCAATCAATTGTCTCAAGGGGAATATTCAAAATCTTGTTTTGAATTGAGTGGCGCCAGCATTGGTGAGCATACTCGACATATTATAGAAATGTTTCAGTGTTTGAATCGAAATTATGATTCCGGAATTGTAAATTACGATAAAAGAGAGCGAAATGTTTTGATTGAAACCAATACGGATTTTGCAATTCAAATGATTTTGGATATCAAAAACAGCATTTCAAAGGATAATAAAAATATCGAATTACAACAAATAATTGATGGTAATGCTGTCCATATTCAAAGCAATTATTATCGAGAATTATTATATAATTTGGAACATTGCATTCATCATCAAGCTTTAATTAAAGTGGCGATTTTGAAATGCGAAAGCATAGTCGTTGATGATAATTTTGGAGTGGCTCGTTCTACAATTGAATATAGAAAACAATGTGTACAGTAA
- a CDS encoding ABC transporter ATP-binding protein, translating to MIEIKNIEKSFGGVKILKGVSCVFEAGKTNLIIGQSGSGKTVLLKSLLGIHTPEVGSISFDGRIYSDLNSDEKREIRTEIGMLFQGSALFDSMTVAENVGFPLKMFTNDSNAKIQKRVDFVLERVNLVGAHKKLPSEISGGMQKRVAIARAIVNNPKYLFCDEPNSGLDPNTAILIDNLIREITEEYNITTVVNTHDMNSVMEIGDHILFLKNGVKAWEGTKEEIFLTENEAIVEFVYSSELFKKVREAYLKG from the coding sequence ATGATAGAAATAAAAAACATAGAAAAATCATTTGGCGGTGTCAAAATTCTTAAAGGTGTTTCTTGCGTTTTTGAAGCAGGAAAAACCAATTTAATTATTGGCCAAAGTGGATCGGGTAAAACCGTTTTGTTAAAATCATTATTGGGAATTCACACTCCAGAAGTTGGAAGTATTTCTTTTGATGGACGTATATATTCTGATCTTAATTCAGATGAAAAACGAGAAATACGTACCGAAATTGGTATGCTTTTTCAGGGAAGTGCTCTTTTTGACAGCATGACTGTTGCCGAAAACGTTGGTTTTCCATTGAAAATGTTTACCAACGACAGTAATGCTAAAATACAAAAACGTGTTGATTTTGTTTTAGAAAGAGTAAATCTGGTAGGTGCTCACAAAAAACTACCTTCTGAAATTTCGGGAGGAATGCAGAAAAGGGTTGCAATTGCCCGTGCTATTGTAAACAATCCTAAATATTTGTTTTGTGACGAACCCAATTCAGGATTAGATCCTAATACTGCCATTTTGATAGATAATTTGATTAGAGAAATTACAGAGGAATACAATATCACAACCGTCGTAAATACACATGATATGAATTCTGTAATGGAAATTGGAGATCATATTTTATTTCTAAAAAATGGCGTAAAAGCTTGGGAAGGTACCAAAGAAGAAATTTTCCTTACCGAAAATGAAGCTATTGTTGAATTTGTTTATTCATCGGAATTATTCAAAAAAGTTAGAGAAGCCTATTTGAAAGGATAA